In Geotrypetes seraphini chromosome 4, aGeoSer1.1, whole genome shotgun sequence, a single window of DNA contains:
- the LOC117360028 gene encoding cytochrome P450 26A1 isoform X1: MGLYTLFASALCTFVLPLLLFLAAAKLWELYCVSGRDLQSHFPLPPGTMGLPFFGETLQLVLQRRKFLQMKRRKYGFIYKTHLFGRPTVRIMGADNVRQILLGEHKLVSVRWPASVRTILGSGCLSNLHESQHKNRKKVIMQAFSREALENYIPVMEEEIGRLVAQWLTRGSCVLVYPEVKRLMFRIALRILLGFEPRQIDGGTEQQLLEAFEEMIRNLFSLPIDVPFSGLYRGLKARNVIHDKIEQNIKAKIAKDSDNGYKDALQLLMEHTQKNGEQLNPQEIKESATELLFGGHETTASAATSLITFLGLHYEVLQKVRKELNNMGLLCPNNQDNNQLNLEILEHLKYTGCVIKETLRLSPPVPGGFRVALKTFELNGYQIPKGWNVIYSICDTHDVAEFVPNKDEFNPDRFMLPHPEDSSSRFSFIPFGGGVRSCVGKEFAKILLKVFTVQLTRNCDWKLLNGPPTMKTGPIVYPVDNLPTKFISFNGIA; the protein is encoded by the exons ATGGGCTTGTATACCTTGTTCGCCAGCGCCCTTTGCACGTTTGTGCTGCCCTTGTTACTCTTCTTGGCAGCGGCGAAACTCTGGGAGTTGTACTGTGTGAGCGGCCGGGACCTCCAGTCTCACTTTCCTCTCCCGCCGGGAACCATGGGGCTTCCTTTTTTCGGAGAAACGCTCCAGCTGGTCCTTCAG AGACGAAAATTTCTCCAGATGAAACGTAGAAAGTATGGCTTCATTTACAAGACCCATCTGTTCGGGAGACCCACCGTACGGATCATGGGGGCTGACAACGTGAGACAGATCTTGTTGGGCGAGCACAAGCTGGTGTCGGTGCGGTGGCCAGCGTCGGTGAGGACCATCTTGGGCTCAGGCTGCCTCTCCAACTTGCACGAGTCGCAGCATAAGAACCGGAAGAAA GTGATCATGCAGGCGTTTTCCCGGGAAGCCCTGGAGAATTATATCCCCGTGATGGAGGAGGAGATCGGCCGCTTGGTGGCGCAGTGGCTGACGAGGGGCTCTTGCGTGCTGGTCTATCCGGAGGTGAAGCGCCTCATGTTCCGCATCGCCCTCAGGATCCTGCTCGGCTTTGAGCCGCGCCAGATCGACGGAGGCACCGAGCAGCAGCTGCTGGAAGCCTTCGAAGAGATGATCCGAAACCTGTTCTCGCTGCCCATCGACGTTCCCTTCAGCGGCCTGTACCGG GGCCTGAAAGCTAGGAATGTAATCCATGATAAAATTGAACAGAATATAAAGGCGAAAATTGCAAAGGATTCGGATAATGGATATAAGGATGCTTTGCAGCTACTGATGGAGCACACACAGAAGAATGGAGAGCAGTTAAACCCACAG GAAATAAAAGAATCTGCGACTGAACTGTTGTTTGGGGGCCATGAAACAACAGCGAGCGCAGCCACTTCTTTAATCACTTTTTTGGGGCTCCATTATGAAGTACTTCAGAAAGTGAGAAAAGAGCTGAACAATATG GGGTTACTATGTCCCAACAATCAAGACAACAACCAACTGAACCTGGAAATCCTTGAACATCTTAAATATACAGGATGCGTCATTAAAGAAACACTCAGGCTTAGTCCTCCAGTCCCAGGAGGATTTCGTGTTGCACTCAAAACTTTTGAGTTAAAT ggCTATCAGATTCCTAAGGGCTGGAATGTTATATACAGTATCTGTGATACTCATGATGTTGCTGAATTTGTCCCTAATAAGGATGAATTTAACCCAGATCGATTTATGTTGCCTCACCCAGAGGATTCTTCTTCCCGATTCAGCTTTATTCCATTTGGTGGTGGAGTAAGAAGTTGTGTAGGCAAAGAGTTTGCAAAAATTCTTCTCAAAGTATTTACAGTACAGTTGACCAGAAATTGTGATTGGAAACTCTTGAACGGCCCTCCAACAATGAAAACTGGACCCATTGTATATCCAGTGGACAATCTTCCTACAAAGTTCATAAGTTTCAATGGCATAGCTTAA
- the LOC117360028 gene encoding cytochrome P450 26A1 isoform X3 produces MKRRKYGFIYKTHLFGRPTVRIMGADNVRQILLGEHKLVSVRWPASVRTILGSGCLSNLHESQHKNRKKVIMQAFSREALENYIPVMEEEIGRLVAQWLTRGSCVLVYPEVKRLMFRIALRILLGFEPRQIDGGTEQQLLEAFEEMIRNLFSLPIDVPFSGLYRGLKARNVIHDKIEQNIKAKIAKDSDNGYKDALQLLMEHTQKNGEQLNPQEIKESATELLFGGHETTASAATSLITFLGLHYEVLQKVRKELNNMGLLCPNNQDNNQLNLEILEHLKYTGCVIKETLRLSPPVPGGFRVALKTFELNGYQIPKGWNVIYSICDTHDVAEFVPNKDEFNPDRFMLPHPEDSSSRFSFIPFGGGVRSCVGKEFAKILLKVFTVQLTRNCDWKLLNGPPTMKTGPIVYPVDNLPTKFISFNGIA; encoded by the exons ATGAAACGTAGAAAGTATGGCTTCATTTACAAGACCCATCTGTTCGGGAGACCCACCGTACGGATCATGGGGGCTGACAACGTGAGACAGATCTTGTTGGGCGAGCACAAGCTGGTGTCGGTGCGGTGGCCAGCGTCGGTGAGGACCATCTTGGGCTCAGGCTGCCTCTCCAACTTGCACGAGTCGCAGCATAAGAACCGGAAGAAA GTGATCATGCAGGCGTTTTCCCGGGAAGCCCTGGAGAATTATATCCCCGTGATGGAGGAGGAGATCGGCCGCTTGGTGGCGCAGTGGCTGACGAGGGGCTCTTGCGTGCTGGTCTATCCGGAGGTGAAGCGCCTCATGTTCCGCATCGCCCTCAGGATCCTGCTCGGCTTTGAGCCGCGCCAGATCGACGGAGGCACCGAGCAGCAGCTGCTGGAAGCCTTCGAAGAGATGATCCGAAACCTGTTCTCGCTGCCCATCGACGTTCCCTTCAGCGGCCTGTACCGG GGCCTGAAAGCTAGGAATGTAATCCATGATAAAATTGAACAGAATATAAAGGCGAAAATTGCAAAGGATTCGGATAATGGATATAAGGATGCTTTGCAGCTACTGATGGAGCACACACAGAAGAATGGAGAGCAGTTAAACCCACAG GAAATAAAAGAATCTGCGACTGAACTGTTGTTTGGGGGCCATGAAACAACAGCGAGCGCAGCCACTTCTTTAATCACTTTTTTGGGGCTCCATTATGAAGTACTTCAGAAAGTGAGAAAAGAGCTGAACAATATG GGGTTACTATGTCCCAACAATCAAGACAACAACCAACTGAACCTGGAAATCCTTGAACATCTTAAATATACAGGATGCGTCATTAAAGAAACACTCAGGCTTAGTCCTCCAGTCCCAGGAGGATTTCGTGTTGCACTCAAAACTTTTGAGTTAAAT ggCTATCAGATTCCTAAGGGCTGGAATGTTATATACAGTATCTGTGATACTCATGATGTTGCTGAATTTGTCCCTAATAAGGATGAATTTAACCCAGATCGATTTATGTTGCCTCACCCAGAGGATTCTTCTTCCCGATTCAGCTTTATTCCATTTGGTGGTGGAGTAAGAAGTTGTGTAGGCAAAGAGTTTGCAAAAATTCTTCTCAAAGTATTTACAGTACAGTTGACCAGAAATTGTGATTGGAAACTCTTGAACGGCCCTCCAACAATGAAAACTGGACCCATTGTATATCCAGTGGACAATCTTCCTACAAAGTTCATAAGTTTCAATGGCATAGCTTAA
- the LOC117360028 gene encoding cytochrome P450 26A1 isoform X2, which yields MDSELGEVAGRVHADVTVRVVGHKQRRKFLQMKRRKYGFIYKTHLFGRPTVRIMGADNVRQILLGEHKLVSVRWPASVRTILGSGCLSNLHESQHKNRKKVIMQAFSREALENYIPVMEEEIGRLVAQWLTRGSCVLVYPEVKRLMFRIALRILLGFEPRQIDGGTEQQLLEAFEEMIRNLFSLPIDVPFSGLYRGLKARNVIHDKIEQNIKAKIAKDSDNGYKDALQLLMEHTQKNGEQLNPQEIKESATELLFGGHETTASAATSLITFLGLHYEVLQKVRKELNNMGLLCPNNQDNNQLNLEILEHLKYTGCVIKETLRLSPPVPGGFRVALKTFELNGYQIPKGWNVIYSICDTHDVAEFVPNKDEFNPDRFMLPHPEDSSSRFSFIPFGGGVRSCVGKEFAKILLKVFTVQLTRNCDWKLLNGPPTMKTGPIVYPVDNLPTKFISFNGIA from the exons AGACGAAAATTTCTCCAGATGAAACGTAGAAAGTATGGCTTCATTTACAAGACCCATCTGTTCGGGAGACCCACCGTACGGATCATGGGGGCTGACAACGTGAGACAGATCTTGTTGGGCGAGCACAAGCTGGTGTCGGTGCGGTGGCCAGCGTCGGTGAGGACCATCTTGGGCTCAGGCTGCCTCTCCAACTTGCACGAGTCGCAGCATAAGAACCGGAAGAAA GTGATCATGCAGGCGTTTTCCCGGGAAGCCCTGGAGAATTATATCCCCGTGATGGAGGAGGAGATCGGCCGCTTGGTGGCGCAGTGGCTGACGAGGGGCTCTTGCGTGCTGGTCTATCCGGAGGTGAAGCGCCTCATGTTCCGCATCGCCCTCAGGATCCTGCTCGGCTTTGAGCCGCGCCAGATCGACGGAGGCACCGAGCAGCAGCTGCTGGAAGCCTTCGAAGAGATGATCCGAAACCTGTTCTCGCTGCCCATCGACGTTCCCTTCAGCGGCCTGTACCGG GGCCTGAAAGCTAGGAATGTAATCCATGATAAAATTGAACAGAATATAAAGGCGAAAATTGCAAAGGATTCGGATAATGGATATAAGGATGCTTTGCAGCTACTGATGGAGCACACACAGAAGAATGGAGAGCAGTTAAACCCACAG GAAATAAAAGAATCTGCGACTGAACTGTTGTTTGGGGGCCATGAAACAACAGCGAGCGCAGCCACTTCTTTAATCACTTTTTTGGGGCTCCATTATGAAGTACTTCAGAAAGTGAGAAAAGAGCTGAACAATATG GGGTTACTATGTCCCAACAATCAAGACAACAACCAACTGAACCTGGAAATCCTTGAACATCTTAAATATACAGGATGCGTCATTAAAGAAACACTCAGGCTTAGTCCTCCAGTCCCAGGAGGATTTCGTGTTGCACTCAAAACTTTTGAGTTAAAT ggCTATCAGATTCCTAAGGGCTGGAATGTTATATACAGTATCTGTGATACTCATGATGTTGCTGAATTTGTCCCTAATAAGGATGAATTTAACCCAGATCGATTTATGTTGCCTCACCCAGAGGATTCTTCTTCCCGATTCAGCTTTATTCCATTTGGTGGTGGAGTAAGAAGTTGTGTAGGCAAAGAGTTTGCAAAAATTCTTCTCAAAGTATTTACAGTACAGTTGACCAGAAATTGTGATTGGAAACTCTTGAACGGCCCTCCAACAATGAAAACTGGACCCATTGTATATCCAGTGGACAATCTTCCTACAAAGTTCATAAGTTTCAATGGCATAGCTTAA